The Pogona vitticeps strain Pit_001003342236 chromosome 3, PviZW2.1, whole genome shotgun sequence genome includes a window with the following:
- the RNF228 gene encoding RING finger protein 228 — MAKQEKEPSGQESTSDHPEGDARRPPDAKGAEDMPAKGGASSPAAAELSLEEYECRICYNLFDLERHAPKLLECLHTFCLECLNELHLRNDYSPHSPGGGGGGGGCRGSLRGADPAGSALAAAYVTCPVCRHRTALSDGLPHSLPVNTKLVEAILLQLRGWAPLLRDLHPQRLLLLPPRPAATSQRSPSQQSNGGAATPTSATVTFRDLEAGTCSEIPGGDDTVDNCFKRCREKAGCVCFVFLVLAMALFGFAWMEWLTGSIFLGVALILLFLSTMPFMYGFRLRREPRTIFYTRAAVGGSREGTSCRSTPGSRPAVDGRSHW, encoded by the coding sequence ATGgccaagcaggaaaaagagcCAAGCGGGCAGGAGAGCACCAGCGACCACCCGGAAGGGGACGCCCGGCGGCCTCCAGATGCTAAAGGGGCCGAGGACATGCCAGCCAAGGGCGGCGCCTCCTCGCCGGCCGCCGCGGAGCTCAGCTTGGAGGAGTACGAGTGCCGGATCTGCTACAACCTCTTCGACCTGGAGCGCCACGCGCCCAAGCTGCTCGAGTGCCTGCACACCTTCTGCCTGGAGTGCCTGAACGAGCTGCACCTGCGCAACGACTACTCGCCCCACagcccgggcggcggcggcggcggcggcgggtgccGAGGCAGCCTCCGCGGCGCAGACCCGGCTGGCAGCGCCCTGGCCGCCGCCTACGTCACGTGCCCGGTGTGCCGGCACCGCACGGCCTTGTCCGACGGCCTCCCGCACAGCCTGCCCGTCAACACCAAGCTGGTGGAAGCGATCCTCTTGCAGCTCCGCGGCTGGGCGCCGCTGCTGCGGGACCTCCACCCGCAGCGCTTGCTCTTGCTGCCGCCCAGGCCGGCCGCGACCAGTCAGCGCTCCCCGTCGCAGCAGAGCAACGGCGGGGCGGCCACGCCGACTTCCGCGACCGTCACCTTCCGAGACCTGGAAGCCGGGACGTGCTCGGAGATCCCCGGCGGCGACGACACGGTGGACAACTGCTTCAAGAGATGCCGGGAGAAGGCGGGCTGCGTGTGCTTCGTCTTCCTCGTCCTGGCCATGGCCTTGTTCGGCTTCGCTTGGATGGAGTGGCTCACCGGCTCCATTTTCCTCGGCGTCGccctcatcctcctcttcctctccaccaTGCCTTTTATGTACGGCTTCCGACTCCGCCGGGAGCCCAGAACCATCTTTTATACTCGAGCTGCAGTCGGGGGCTCCCGAGAGGGGACTTCCTGCCGCAGCACCCCCGGAAGCCGGCCTGCGGTGGACGGGAGGAGCCACTGGTAG